One stretch of bacterium DNA includes these proteins:
- a CDS encoding acyl-CoA dehydrogenase family protein, translated as MNAALERMMDFDLTEEQRLVRKTVRDFAEAEILPHVERYENEERYPTELVDKLPELGLMGPMIPEEYGGSYTDVLTYGVIMEELARVDWVIASVVSVANSLCAGSILAHGSDEQKQKFLPGIASGEIICSACLTEPRGGTDLANMETTAKPVDGGYLLNGTKVFISHADHAGLFFIVASIDRTKKHKGVTAFVADPREMKGLTIGKFPMRTLKRDNLAEVHFEDVFVPDEAVLGKPGGGFPILGGALDMGRFSVAARCVGQSQRAIDLTAPYAMDREAFGQPIGEFQLVQAKLAEMVARTEQARQLVYRLGRMKDAGVERCSLESSLAKWKASVAATQNALDGMAVFGGYSVTAEYEIGRLLMEAKALEFGEGTSDLHTKMVAEYALGIRKL; from the coding sequence ATGAACGCTGCCCTCGAGCGCATGATGGACTTCGACCTGACGGAGGAGCAGCGTCTCGTCCGCAAGACCGTCCGGGACTTCGCCGAAGCCGAGATCCTTCCGCACGTCGAGCGATACGAGAACGAAGAGCGCTACCCGACCGAGCTCGTCGACAAGCTGCCGGAACTCGGACTGATGGGTCCGATGATTCCGGAGGAGTACGGCGGGTCCTACACCGACGTCCTGACCTACGGCGTGATCATGGAAGAGCTCGCCCGGGTCGACTGGGTGATCGCGAGCGTCGTGTCCGTCGCGAATTCGCTCTGCGCCGGCTCGATCCTCGCCCACGGCTCCGACGAGCAGAAGCAGAAATTCCTGCCGGGCATCGCCAGCGGCGAGATCATCTGCTCCGCCTGCCTGACCGAGCCCCGCGGCGGCACCGACCTCGCGAACATGGAGACGACCGCGAAGCCGGTCGACGGCGGCTATCTGCTGAACGGCACGAAGGTCTTCATCTCCCACGCCGACCATGCGGGTCTCTTCTTCATCGTCGCCTCGATCGATCGGACGAAGAAGCACAAGGGCGTGACCGCGTTCGTCGCAGACCCCCGCGAGATGAAGGGCCTCACCATCGGCAAGTTCCCGATGCGGACGCTCAAGCGCGACAATCTGGCCGAGGTCCACTTCGAGGACGTCTTCGTGCCGGACGAGGCGGTGCTCGGCAAGCCCGGCGGCGGCTTCCCGATCCTGGGCGGTGCCCTCGACATGGGTCGTTTCTCGGTCGCTGCTCGCTGCGTCGGCCAGTCCCAGCGCGCGATCGACCTGACGGCGCCCTACGCGATGGACCGCGAGGCCTTCGGTCAGCCGATCGGCGAGTTCCAGCTCGTGCAGGCGAAGCTCGCAGAGATGGTCGCGCGAACCGAGCAGGCCCGGCAGCTCGTCTACCGGCTCGGACGGATGAAGGACGCGGGGGTCGAGCGCTGCTCACTCGAGTCGTCGCTCGCCAAGTGGAAGGCCAGCGTCGCCGCGACCCAGAACGCGCTCGACGGCATGGCCGTCTTCGGCGGCTACTCCGTCACCGCGGAATACGAGATC
- a CDS encoding efflux RND transporter permease subunit, with the protein MSDLFYRHRRLLVLFLGLIVVGGLGSLQTLRRQEDPALSRRYADVTTFYAGATADRVESLVTEKIERRLQEIHEIETIESISRTGLSSVRLELEEQYDESDVDEIWSRVRDKLADVLPELPEQVSPPEFADRTSTAVTLLVGLTWDGEGEAPLALLTRLAEELESRLRVLPGTKETELYGEAEEELRVALDPLVLAEIGVDANDVAAAIGQADTRRPAGRLEAEASTIPFEVAGQLTDVDRVRAIPLRSTSDGRMLRIGDLGTVSKTQVDPPATMAILDGRRGVAVSATMLARSGRVDLWAARARGVIERYGEEVPAGVGYRILFDQSGYTEARLSDLVTNLALGAAIVVAVLFFMMGFRSALVVASILPLTLLLVLMEMKWLEIPLHQISVTGLIIALGLLIDNAIVVVDEYTLKLRRGVARADAVGQVVRAMVVPLGASSLTTTLAFMPIALQPGASGEFVGTIGVGVSLAVLSSFALSMTVIIAFAGFFIAHDPEAPEGSGHGYSNPVLRERYRQSIVAVLRRPALGVAVGTALPILGFAVAGSLPLQFFPANDRDQFQVLVDLPAHYSIDATRQVVDRVRAIVDAKEGVVESHWFTGESPARVFYNMFGNYDIASYGGGFVQTASPAETERILPELQAELRRAVPEALVLALPFEQGPPFDAPIEVRLVGPDLDALRDGGERIRAVLAETEGVTYTRAKLLGGRPKLVVNASEDRARLAGLPLGEIADQLNAALTGVRAGRILDGTQEIPIRVRVEDRDRAAIDRIQATRFLRGNADVGSADALAGIPLSVVGGLELTPELAAITRRNGERVNTVQAFLVPYQLIQTSLDDFSTRMDAASIDLPPGVRLELGGDFEQRAESTQELAAFALPLFVLMAATIVLTFNSFRMASIIFAVAFLSVGLAMLAIWIFGHPMGFVAIVGTMGLVGLAINDAIVVLNHLRSDARSVNADPEATAEVVLDATRHILATTMTTIGGFLPLIIFGGRFWPPMATAIAGGVIGASILALYFVPSVFVVFESRKQDQPISGVGALARSVVARLPSSARAA; encoded by the coding sequence GTGAGCGATCTCTTCTACCGACACCGCCGCCTGCTCGTCCTGTTCCTCGGGCTGATCGTCGTCGGCGGGCTCGGCTCGCTCCAGACGCTTCGGCGCCAGGAGGACCCGGCCCTCTCGCGACGCTATGCGGACGTGACGACCTTCTATGCCGGCGCGACCGCGGATCGCGTCGAATCCCTCGTGACCGAGAAGATCGAGCGCCGTCTCCAGGAGATTCACGAGATCGAGACGATCGAGTCGATCTCGCGGACGGGCCTCTCGTCCGTCCGGCTCGAGCTCGAAGAGCAGTACGACGAGAGTGACGTCGACGAGATCTGGTCCCGGGTGCGCGACAAACTCGCGGACGTCCTGCCAGAGCTGCCCGAACAGGTGAGTCCCCCGGAGTTCGCGGACCGGACGTCGACGGCGGTCACGCTCCTCGTCGGCCTCACCTGGGACGGCGAGGGGGAGGCGCCGCTCGCGCTCCTCACCCGTCTCGCGGAAGAGCTCGAGAGTCGCCTGCGCGTCCTGCCCGGCACGAAGGAGACGGAGCTCTACGGCGAAGCCGAAGAAGAGCTGCGGGTCGCGCTCGATCCTTTGGTGCTCGCCGAGATCGGCGTCGACGCGAACGACGTGGCGGCGGCGATCGGGCAGGCGGACACGCGCCGACCGGCGGGGCGCCTCGAGGCGGAAGCGAGCACGATCCCCTTCGAGGTGGCGGGTCAGCTGACCGACGTCGACCGGGTTCGCGCGATTCCGCTGCGGAGCACGTCCGATGGGCGCATGCTCCGGATCGGCGACCTCGGGACGGTCTCGAAGACCCAGGTCGACCCGCCGGCGACGATGGCGATCCTCGACGGGCGCCGGGGCGTCGCCGTTTCGGCGACGATGCTGGCGCGGAGCGGTCGCGTCGACCTCTGGGCCGCGCGCGCCCGCGGCGTGATCGAGCGCTACGGCGAGGAGGTCCCGGCCGGCGTCGGCTACCGGATCCTCTTCGACCAGAGCGGCTATACCGAAGCGCGCCTCTCCGATCTCGTGACGAACCTGGCGCTCGGCGCCGCGATCGTCGTCGCGGTGCTCTTCTTCATGATGGGCTTCCGGTCCGCGCTCGTGGTGGCGTCGATCCTGCCCCTCACGCTGCTCCTCGTGCTGATGGAGATGAAGTGGCTCGAGATTCCGCTCCACCAGATCTCGGTGACCGGATTGATCATCGCGTTGGGTCTGCTGATCGACAACGCGATCGTGGTGGTCGACGAGTACACGCTGAAGCTGCGACGCGGCGTGGCCCGCGCCGACGCGGTCGGGCAGGTCGTTCGCGCGATGGTCGTGCCCCTCGGCGCGTCGTCGCTCACGACGACCCTCGCGTTCATGCCGATCGCGCTCCAGCCGGGCGCGAGCGGCGAGTTCGTGGGCACGATCGGTGTCGGTGTGAGCCTCGCGGTCCTGTCGAGCTTCGCCCTGTCGATGACCGTGATCATCGCGTTCGCCGGCTTCTTCATCGCCCACGACCCCGAGGCACCGGAAGGCTCGGGGCACGGCTACTCGAACCCGGTCCTTCGCGAGCGCTACCGCCAGAGCATCGTCGCCGTCCTGCGCCGCCCGGCCCTGGGCGTCGCGGTCGGCACGGCGCTTCCGATCCTGGGCTTCGCCGTCGCGGGCTCGCTCCCGCTCCAGTTCTTCCCGGCCAACGATCGCGATCAGTTCCAGGTCCTGGTCGACCTGCCTGCCCACTATTCGATCGACGCGACCCGGCAGGTCGTGGATCGCGTGCGCGCGATCGTCGACGCGAAGGAAGGCGTCGTCGAGTCGCACTGGTTCACGGGCGAGTCGCCCGCGCGCGTCTTCTACAACATGTTCGGCAACTACGACATCGCGAGCTACGGCGGCGGGTTCGTCCAGACGGCGTCGCCGGCGGAGACGGAGCGGATCCTGCCCGAGCTCCAGGCAGAGCTCCGGCGCGCGGTGCCGGAGGCGCTGGTATTGGCGTTGCCCTTCGAGCAGGGGCCGCCCTTCGATGCGCCGATCGAGGTGCGACTCGTCGGACCCGATCTCGACGCGTTGCGCGACGGCGGGGAGCGGATCCGCGCCGTCCTCGCCGAGACCGAGGGCGTGACCTATACGCGGGCGAAGCTGCTCGGCGGCCGCCCGAAGCTGGTCGTGAACGCGAGCGAGGACCGGGCGCGGCTCGCGGGTCTCCCCCTCGGCGAGATCGCGGATCAGCTGAACGCGGCGCTGACCGGCGTGCGCGCCGGCCGGATCCTCGACGGCACGCAGGAGATTCCGATCCGCGTCCGCGTCGAGGACCGGGATCGCGCGGCGATCGATCGGATCCAGGCGACGCGCTTCCTGCGCGGGAACGCCGACGTCGGGTCCGCGGATGCGCTGGCAGGGATTCCGCTCAGCGTCGTCGGCGGACTCGAGCTCACGCCCGAGCTCGCGGCGATCACCCGCCGCAACGGCGAACGCGTGAACACCGTCCAGGCGTTCCTCGTGCCCTATCAGCTGATCCAGACGTCCCTCGACGACTTCTCGACGCGGATGGACGCCGCCTCGATCGATCTCCCGCCCGGCGTGCGACTCGAGCTCGGTGGCGACTTCGAGCAGCGTGCCGAGTCGACCCAGGAGCTCGCCGCGTTCGCGCTCCCGCTCTTCGTGTTGATGGCGGCGACGATCGTCTTGACGTTCAACTCGTTCCGCATGGCCTCGATCATCTTCGCCGTCGCGTTCCTGAGCGTCGGACTCGCGATGCTCGCGATCTGGATCTTCGGCCACCCGATGGGCTTCGTCGCGATCGTCGGCACGATGGGGCTCGTGGGGCTCGCGATCAACGACGCGATCGTCGTGCTGAACCACCTCCGATCGGACGCACGATCGGTGAACGCGGATCCGGAAGCGACGGCGGAGGTCGTGTTGGACGCGACGCGCCACATCCTGGCGACGACGATGACGACGATCGGCGGCTTCCTGCCGCTGATCATCTTCGGCGGCCGCTTCTGGCCCCCGATGGCGACCGCGATCGCCGGCGGCGTGATCGGCGCCTCGATCCTGGCGCTCTACTTCGTCCCGAGCGTCTTCGTCGTCTTCGAGAGCCGCAAGCAGGACCAGCCCATCAGCGGCGTCGGCGCCCTCGCAAGAAGCGTCGTCGCCCGCCTCCCCAGCTCCGCCCGCGCCGCCTGA
- a CDS encoding efflux RND transporter periplasmic adaptor subunit, with amino-acid sequence MSNPEQTTTDASNPSGLLRRTGSRLVLVALLIAGAWAAFANGEAPPPPAVATEAIPVRLTDVVVLDAFEVRDRIAGRVTSRRRSEVGFERGGRLAEILVDEGDRVEAGALLAKLDTRALEAERREQRARMKATEARLELARVTAKRQRRLAASGTLSAQSLDEALTEEASLEAQLAADRAALERTAVALSLSRIEAPYPAVVVRRQQDEGNVATPGTPVLSLIEDGAREVRLGVPPEVAASLEPGRTYEVEGSAGTLRATLRHVLPELDRETRTRAALFEIDAETDDPLRVADGTLVWVRVTRSVPSRGAWVPMAALAEGRRGTWTLFAVREDAQGVSRTERRVVEIVHAEGDAAFVRGTLETNDRIVADGMHRLIPGLAVTPVGEAG; translated from the coding sequence ATGTCCAACCCCGAGCAGACGACGACTGACGCGTCGAACCCGTCCGGCCTGCTGCGCCGAACGGGATCACGACTCGTCCTCGTCGCGCTCCTCATCGCCGGCGCCTGGGCGGCCTTCGCGAACGGGGAGGCCCCGCCGCCGCCGGCGGTGGCGACGGAGGCGATTCCCGTTCGTCTCACCGACGTCGTCGTGCTCGACGCCTTCGAGGTGCGCGATCGGATCGCCGGTCGCGTCACGAGTCGGCGTCGGAGCGAGGTCGGCTTCGAGCGCGGCGGGCGCCTCGCCGAGATCCTCGTGGACGAGGGAGACCGGGTGGAGGCCGGCGCGCTTCTCGCCAAGCTCGACACCCGCGCGCTCGAGGCGGAGCGTCGGGAGCAGCGGGCGCGGATGAAGGCGACCGAGGCCCGCCTCGAGCTCGCCCGGGTCACCGCGAAGCGTCAGCGTCGCCTCGCCGCGTCCGGCACGCTCTCGGCCCAGTCCCTCGACGAGGCGCTGACCGAAGAGGCGAGCCTCGAAGCACAGCTCGCGGCGGATCGCGCCGCTCTCGAGCGCACGGCGGTCGCCCTCAGCCTCTCCCGGATCGAGGCGCCGTACCCGGCGGTGGTCGTGCGACGCCAGCAGGACGAGGGCAACGTCGCGACGCCGGGGACGCCGGTCCTGTCGCTCATCGAAGACGGCGCGCGCGAAGTCCGCCTCGGCGTCCCGCCAGAGGTGGCTGCGTCCCTCGAGCCGGGGCGCACCTACGAAGTCGAAGGATCGGCGGGCACGCTCCGCGCGACCCTGCGCCACGTGCTGCCCGAGCTCGACCGCGAGACGCGGACGCGGGCGGCGCTCTTCGAGATCGATGCCGAGACCGACGATCCGCTCCGGGTCGCGGACGGGACGCTCGTCTGGGTCCGGGTCACGCGCTCCGTTCCGAGTCGCGGCGCCTGGGTGCCGATGGCGGCCCTGGCCGAAGGGCGTCGGGGAACCTGGACGCTCTTCGCCGTGCGTGAGGACGCCCAGGGTGTGTCTCGGACCGAGCGCCGCGTCGTCGAGATCGTCCACGCGGAAGGCGATGCCGCCTTCGTTCGCGGCACCCTCGAGACGAACGATCGGATCGTCGCAGACGGAATGCATCGCCTGATTCCCGGGCTCGCCGTGACGCCGGTCGGCGAAGCGGGTTGA
- a CDS encoding TetR/AcrR family transcriptional regulator gives MPRALSEQEIEAFRADLCRVAERLFAENGFDGVTMRALAGELGCSPMTPYRYFENKEAILAAVRTEAFVRQGVRTEKAALEHRDPEDRLHAFAKTYVAFARDEPHAYRIMFSLSSSTDLGETLRNPETRGEVLRGWTPLVSVMEELVDSGRAFGDPIDLAHLAWVMLHGLVTLELSNKFLLGRDLDQLIGPAVDTFLRGIGAPPNSSDPGVHHVQPRADDD, from the coding sequence ATGCCGCGAGCCCTGTCCGAGCAAGAGATCGAAGCGTTCCGCGCCGACCTGTGTCGCGTGGCGGAGCGGCTCTTCGCGGAGAACGGCTTCGACGGAGTGACGATGCGGGCCCTGGCGGGCGAGCTGGGCTGCAGTCCGATGACTCCGTACCGGTACTTCGAGAACAAGGAGGCGATCCTCGCCGCCGTCCGGACGGAAGCCTTCGTCCGCCAGGGCGTGCGGACCGAGAAAGCCGCCCTCGAGCATCGCGATCCCGAGGATCGCCTGCACGCGTTCGCGAAGACCTACGTCGCCTTCGCCCGCGACGAACCGCACGCCTACCGGATCATGTTCTCGCTCTCGTCGAGTACGGATCTCGGAGAGACGCTCCGCAATCCCGAGACGCGGGGCGAAGTGTTGCGCGGCTGGACACCGCTGGTGTCCGTGATGGAAGAGCTGGTCGACTCCGGACGTGCGTTCGGGGACCCGATCGATCTGGCTCATCTCGCCTGGGTGATGTTGCACGGCCTGGTCACCCTCGAACTCAGCAACAAATTCCTGCTCGGCCGCGACCTCGATCAGTTGATCGGGCCCGCCGTCGACACCTTCTTACGCGGAATCGGTGCGCCCCCGAATTCGAGCGATCCGGGAGTCCACCATGTCCAACCCCGAGCAGACGACGACTGA
- the pyrF gene encoding orotidine-5'-phosphate decarboxylase — protein sequence MAPVREAPSSFADRLITRVRDLGHPLCVGLDPHLAPIPPLFRQGTMATDDERTVDAVETFLTAVLDRLVGRVAVIKPQIAFFEQLGWRGLRVLDGLCRRAAEADILVVLDAKRGDIGSTAEGYAAAYLAPDAAMPVDAITLNPYLGFDTIEPFARVAGDAGRGLFVLVRTSNPGSGDLQDRDVNGDPLFGIVADGLGRFEAQLAGETTPWSSLGVVVGATWPDQARRVRDALPNALFLVPGYGAQGGSAAAAVQGFVPGPKGLEGGVVNSSRGILFPGDAKGTDDPKTWEQAFDAALDQAVDELGNAVQR from the coding sequence TTGGCCCCCGTCCGCGAAGCCCCGTCCTCGTTCGCCGATCGTCTGATCACCCGGGTTCGCGATCTCGGCCATCCGCTCTGCGTGGGACTCGATCCGCATCTGGCGCCGATCCCGCCGCTCTTCCGGCAGGGCACGATGGCGACGGACGACGAGCGCACGGTCGATGCGGTCGAGACGTTCCTGACGGCGGTCCTCGATCGGCTGGTCGGTCGCGTGGCGGTGATCAAGCCGCAGATCGCGTTCTTCGAGCAGCTCGGCTGGCGCGGGCTGCGCGTGCTCGACGGGCTCTGCCGGCGCGCGGCGGAAGCCGACATCCTGGTCGTCCTCGACGCGAAGCGCGGGGACATCGGTTCGACCGCCGAGGGCTACGCCGCCGCATACCTGGCGCCGGACGCGGCGATGCCGGTCGATGCGATCACGCTGAATCCGTATCTGGGCTTCGACACGATCGAGCCCTTCGCCCGCGTGGCGGGGGACGCCGGGCGTGGCCTCTTCGTGCTCGTGCGGACGAGCAATCCCGGGAGTGGCGATCTCCAGGACCGCGACGTGAACGGCGATCCGCTCTTCGGGATCGTCGCGGACGGGCTGGGGCGCTTCGAGGCGCAGCTCGCCGGAGAGACGACGCCCTGGTCGAGCCTCGGCGTGGTGGTCGGTGCGACCTGGCCGGACCAGGCGCGACGCGTTCGCGACGCCCTGCCGAACGCGCTCTTCCTGGTGCCCGGGTACGGCGCCCAGGGTGGGTCGGCCGCGGCGGCGGTCCAGGGGTTCGTGCCGGGGCCGAAGGGTCTCGAAGGGGGCGTCGTCAACTCGTCCCGCGGCATCCTCTTCCCCGGCGACGCCAAGGGCACCGACGATCCCAAGACCTGGGAGCAGGCCTTCGACGCCGCTCTCGATCAGGCCGTCGACGAGCTCGGGAATGCCGTCCAGCGCTGA
- the tgt gene encoding tRNA guanosine(34) transglycosylase Tgt, with protein sequence MDAPLPTTESPALRFTLERTSDRARAGRVETRHGAIDTPAFMPVGTHGALKAMTPAQVADTGAQIVLANTYHLALRPGEALVEKLGGLHPFMQWPGPILTDSGGFQVFSLPGVEITDKSARFKNEVTGKEMDLTPERSIEIQNALGADIIMAFDECTPYPATRELAGQGVRRTLQWMERCLRAHGRPGEQSLFGIVQGSTYPELREACAASLVAMDCPGYAIGGVSVGEGHELLCQVTDHAAPLLPEAKPRYLMGVGLPEDLIACIGYGIDMFDCVIPTRYARSATVFTSRGRIRLTNRRFRRDAFPVDAACDCYTCTGGFTRAYIHHLFAANEVLSAVLCSIHNVRFYQRLVADARRAILAGDYAAFADEFMARYRNEPA encoded by the coding sequence ATGGACGCTCCGCTCCCCACGACCGAATCCCCGGCCCTGCGCTTCACCCTCGAGCGAACGAGCGATCGTGCCCGGGCGGGACGCGTCGAGACGAGGCACGGGGCGATCGACACGCCGGCCTTCATGCCGGTCGGGACCCATGGGGCGCTGAAGGCGATGACCCCGGCCCAGGTCGCCGACACGGGCGCGCAGATCGTCCTCGCCAACACCTATCACCTGGCCCTGCGCCCGGGGGAGGCCCTGGTCGAGAAGCTCGGCGGACTGCATCCCTTCATGCAGTGGCCCGGCCCGATCCTGACCGACTCCGGGGGCTTCCAGGTCTTCTCCCTCCCCGGCGTCGAGATCACCGACAAATCCGCCCGCTTCAAGAACGAAGTCACCGGCAAGGAGATGGACCTCACCCCGGAGCGCTCGATCGAGATCCAGAACGCGCTCGGTGCCGACATCATCATGGCCTTCGACGAGTGCACGCCCTACCCGGCGACCCGGGAGCTCGCCGGCCAGGGAGTTCGCCGGACGCTGCAGTGGATGGAGCGGTGCCTGCGCGCGCATGGTCGGCCCGGCGAACAGTCGCTCTTCGGAATCGTCCAGGGTTCGACCTATCCCGAGCTGCGCGAGGCCTGCGCGGCTTCGCTGGTCGCGATGGACTGCCCGGGCTACGCGATCGGCGGCGTGTCCGTCGGCGAGGGGCACGAGCTGCTCTGTCAGGTGACCGACCACGCGGCGCCGCTCCTGCCGGAAGCCAAGCCCCGCTACCTGATGGGCGTCGGTCTTCCCGAAGACCTGATTGCGTGCATCGGATACGGCATCGACATGTTCGACTGCGTGATCCCGACCCGATACGCCCGCTCGGCGACGGTGTTCACGTCGCGTGGGCGGATCCGGCTCACGAACCGCCGATTCCGTCGCGATGCGTTTCCCGTCGACGCGGCCTGCGACTGCTACACCTGCACGGGCGGATTCACCCGGGCGTACATCCATCACCTCTTCGCCGCGAACGAAGTCCTCTCGGCGGTCCTCTGCTCGATCCACAACGTGCGCTTCTACCAACGCCTCGTGGCCGACGCGCGGCGCGCGATTCTCGCAGGCGACTACGCGGCTTTCGCCGACGAATTCATGGCCCGCTACCGGAACGAGCCAGCCTAG
- a CDS encoding DsbA family protein encodes MHTDSSRKLASFTALVAPATWALLATFAVCVTTGCGALGLDSKGQPTAAASTAAPGPSTEGGDRVALVLDGREITVDELHAHMQKQFLDELLRQPESELFELRENAARDLVQRHVIDAAAAEEGLSPEALLEKVTSTVPETTVEQVTAWYTENQSRLRGARLEDVAPQIKDMLDNEAKARAWGEYIGPRLEALEWRFALTPPRVDLEATRLVRGPAEAPVTIMTFSDYQCPYCIRSEPVLAEVLERYPEDVRLVHRHFPLDSIHPQARPAAEAAMCADEQGRFWDYHDAIFARSGRLEADSFAEIGRELDLDLDALGQCMGERRYQAFVQTDFEAGEAAGVTGTPAFFVNGIALKGARDADEISRVIDSELARIRAN; translated from the coding sequence ATGCATACCGACTCGTCGCGCAAGCTCGCCTCGTTCACCGCCCTCGTGGCCCCCGCCACCTGGGCCCTGCTCGCCACCTTCGCGGTGTGCGTCACCACCGGCTGTGGCGCCCTGGGCCTCGATTCGAAGGGGCAGCCGACGGCGGCGGCCTCGACCGCCGCCCCGGGGCCCTCCACCGAAGGCGGCGATCGGGTCGCGCTCGTCCTCGACGGTCGCGAGATCACGGTCGACGAGCTGCACGCCCACATGCAGAAGCAGTTCCTCGACGAGCTGCTCCGCCAGCCCGAGTCCGAACTCTTCGAGCTGCGCGAGAACGCCGCGCGGGATCTGGTCCAGCGCCACGTGATCGACGCCGCCGCCGCGGAGGAAGGCCTTTCTCCGGAAGCGCTCCTCGAGAAGGTCACGAGCACCGTCCCCGAGACGACGGTCGAGCAGGTGACCGCCTGGTACACCGAGAACCAGTCCCGTCTGCGCGGCGCACGCCTCGAGGACGTCGCCCCGCAGATCAAGGACATGCTCGACAACGAGGCCAAGGCCCGTGCCTGGGGCGAGTACATCGGCCCGCGACTCGAAGCCCTCGAATGGCGCTTCGCCCTCACGCCGCCGCGCGTCGATCTCGAAGCGACCCGCCTGGTCCGCGGACCCGCCGAGGCCCCCGTCACGATCATGACCTTCAGCGACTACCAGTGTCCCTACTGCATCCGCTCGGAGCCGGTCCTCGCCGAGGTGCTCGAGCGCTATCCCGAGGACGTTCGGCTCGTCCATCGCCACTTCCCCCTCGACAGCATCCATCCCCAGGCCCGCCCCGCGGCGGAGGCCGCGATGTGCGCCGACGAGCAGGGACGCTTCTGGGACTACCACGACGCGATCTTCGCCCGGAGCGGCCGCCTCGAGGCGGACTCGTTCGCGGAGATCGGACGCGAGCTCGACCTCGACCTCGACGCGCTGGGACAGTGCATGGGCGAGCGCCGCTACCAGGCCTTCGTCCAGACCGACTTCGAAGCGGGCGAGGCGGCGGGGGTGACCGGCACGCCGGCCTTCTTCGTGAACGGCATCGCGCTCAAGGGCGCCCGGGACGCCGACGAGATCAGCCGCGTGATCGACTCGGAGCTCGCGCGAATCCGCGCGAACTAG
- a CDS encoding alpha/beta hydrolase, with product MSVAGFASESQPASIAHFDPRRAGEPVVFVHGFGHCHAVWDVAVASLPDRFRPIAIDLPGHGQSPWSAEPDYGLDRMAAALEAVVRSQGGTGVHLVGHSLGGQVAMIAAERLGPHARSLTLVDIGPTLGADGAGAVLGEVADTFRVYESVDEYARILARVHPFAKADSLARLVEASLARRLDGRFEPALDPAFVTAAATPSSEATSARLWATYQGLRLPIFVARGALSSILSAETCEEMMRRAGGSAQTRVFERAGHSIMLDSADAFGDALIAFLEEAG from the coding sequence ATGAGCGTGGCCGGGTTCGCTTCCGAGAGCCAGCCGGCTTCGATCGCGCATTTCGATCCGCGACGCGCCGGGGAGCCCGTCGTCTTCGTCCATGGCTTCGGCCATTGCCATGCGGTCTGGGACGTCGCGGTGGCGTCGCTCCCCGATCGCTTCCGACCGATCGCGATCGACCTGCCTGGACATGGCCAGTCGCCCTGGTCGGCCGAGCCGGACTACGGGCTCGATCGGATGGCTGCGGCCCTCGAGGCGGTCGTGCGATCCCAGGGCGGGACCGGTGTGCATCTGGTCGGGCATTCGCTCGGGGGGCAGGTCGCGATGATCGCCGCGGAACGGCTCGGACCGCACGCACGCTCGCTCACCCTCGTCGACATCGGGCCCACCCTCGGCGCGGATGGGGCGGGCGCCGTCCTGGGGGAAGTCGCCGACACGTTCCGCGTGTACGAATCGGTCGACGAATACGCGCGGATCCTGGCCAGGGTGCACCCCTTCGCGAAAGCGGATTCGCTCGCGCGGTTGGTGGAGGCGAGTCTGGCGCGTCGACTCGACGGCCGTTTCGAGCCCGCTCTGGATCCGGCGTTCGTGACGGCGGCGGCGACCCCTTCGAGCGAGGCGACCTCGGCGCGACTCTGGGCGACCTACCAGGGCCTCCGGCTGCCGATCTTCGTGGCGCGGGGCGCGCTCTCGTCGATCCTGTCGGCCGAGACCTGCGAGGAGATGATGCGCCGCGCCGGCGGCTCAGCGCAGACGAGGGTCTTCGAGCGTGCCGGGCACTCGATCATGCTGGACTCGGCGGACGCATTCGGTGACGCGTTGATCGCCTTCCTCGAAGAGGCGGGCTAG